A part of Thermococcus sp. SY098 genomic DNA contains:
- a CDS encoding TIGR00529 family membrane protein — protein sequence MIEVLKLLITFAFVIILIRLKIHVGVSIFAGSILLGILFGLTPLELIKAFYHSSTAWSTIRLILIIIFIMAMTNVFSQIGYLKDMEKAIKELFPKAKYSLAMLPALIGLMPMPAGALVSAPMIEEVANKLSLKPEEKTLVNYWFRHVWEFSWPMYQAIIIASAILGITVREFSTKMFPLTILMILIGYFLILRPIKDESIKEGKKNEGVKLLLKTTYPILVIILISIVLGYDMIYGAFIGLISALMPHFNKLNKKEIIKHAFQPKIIFLLLSVMYFKYLLQITNAVEALPKAILELNLPVVFVIILTPFIVGLMTGISFAYVGMAFPLLLPFFTGFDKIALAYLSGYMGMLFSPVHLCLVFSAEYYKAELRDVYRKLLVPGTILFTVGVLYTLLLRR from the coding sequence ATGATCGAAGTACTTAAACTGCTCATAACATTTGCCTTTGTAATAATTCTTATTCGCTTAAAGATCCATGTAGGAGTCTCAATATTTGCCGGGTCGATCTTGCTGGGAATTCTTTTTGGTTTGACGCCACTGGAACTCATTAAAGCTTTTTACCACTCTTCAACTGCCTGGAGCACAATAAGGTTAATTTTAATTATCATATTCATAATGGCAATGACAAACGTCTTTTCTCAGATTGGATACCTCAAAGACATGGAGAAAGCCATCAAAGAGCTGTTTCCTAAAGCAAAGTACTCCCTTGCAATGCTCCCAGCTTTAATCGGGCTGATGCCAATGCCTGCTGGTGCTTTAGTTTCAGCTCCAATGATCGAGGAAGTCGCAAATAAGCTCAGCTTAAAGCCAGAGGAAAAAACTCTCGTAAACTACTGGTTTAGGCATGTGTGGGAGTTTTCTTGGCCAATGTATCAGGCAATAATAATCGCATCAGCAATCTTGGGAATAACTGTCAGAGAGTTCAGCACCAAGATGTTTCCGCTGACGATTCTCATGATTCTCATAGGGTACTTCTTGATCTTACGTCCAATTAAAGATGAAAGCATCAAAGAGGGTAAGAAGAATGAAGGAGTAAAGCTCCTGCTGAAGACAACCTATCCTATTTTGGTGATAATTTTGATTTCTATTGTACTGGGTTACGACATGATCTATGGTGCATTTATAGGCCTTATTTCAGCATTGATGCCACACTTCAATAAGCTCAACAAAAAAGAAATCATAAAACATGCATTTCAGCCAAAGATAATTTTTCTCCTTTTGTCTGTCATGTACTTCAAGTACCTTTTACAAATCACCAATGCAGTTGAGGCTCTGCCTAAAGCCATTCTCGAGCTTAACCTGCCAGTGGTCTTTGTTATAATATTAACACCCTTTATTGTGGGTTTAATGACAGGGATAAGCTTTGCTTATGTAGGAATGGCATTTCCACTTCTGCTCCCTTTCTTTACAGGGTTTGATAAAATAGCCCTTGCATATCTCAGTGGTTATATGGGAATGCTATTCAGTCCAGTACACCTTTGTCTGGTCTTTTCAGCCGAATACTATAAGGCAGAGCTGAGAGATGTATACAGAAAGCTTTTAGTTCCCGGGACAATTCTTTTTACAGTGGGAGTATTATACACCCTCCTCCTGAGGCGATGA
- a CDS encoding ATP-binding protein produces the protein MLFDLRPKSRREDIFDREKEFEELEESIKTYPLTLLLGIRRVGKSSILRAYLNEKPGIIIDCRELYGERGHITREDLIRELQTSGSLLSKALAKFRISIDLKFLKLEPKGLSLREILRELNEVGKKAGEFILAFDEAQYLRFYGSRGGKDLLALFAYAYDNLPSLKIILTGSEVGLLHDFLDIGNYESPLYGRVAGEVYVKPFDKDTSIKFLKKGFDEVGISIPKDELGRAVKILDGIPGWLVTFGVEYTREGNFEKAIARTLEIAKGLIFGELKELERRSPRYMIILQAVALGYNRWSLIRDYLAVKGYKTPEPRLHELLKNLKKMGWIEEKDETYYLTDPVVSIILKG, from the coding sequence GTGCTGTTTGATTTGAGACCAAAAAGTAGAAGAGAAGACATCTTTGATAGGGAAAAAGAGTTTGAAGAGCTTGAAGAGAGTATTAAAACGTATCCTTTAACCCTACTTTTAGGAATAAGGCGTGTAGGCAAGAGTTCAATTTTAAGAGCCTATCTCAATGAGAAGCCTGGAATCATTATAGACTGCAGAGAGCTTTACGGAGAAAGAGGGCATATAACTAGAGAGGACTTGATCAGAGAGCTTCAAACCAGTGGATCGTTGCTCTCTAAAGCTCTTGCAAAATTCAGGATTAGTATTGACTTGAAGTTCCTAAAGCTTGAGCCAAAGGGGCTTTCACTGCGTGAGATTTTGAGGGAATTAAACGAAGTGGGAAAGAAAGCTGGAGAATTCATCTTAGCTTTTGATGAAGCCCAATATCTGAGGTTTTATGGTTCCAGAGGTGGAAAGGACTTGCTTGCACTCTTTGCTTATGCCTACGACAATCTTCCCAGCTTAAAGATTATTCTAACAGGTTCAGAGGTGGGCTTGCTTCATGACTTTTTGGACATTGGGAACTATGAAAGTCCCTTATATGGGAGAGTGGCAGGGGAAGTGTACGTGAAGCCTTTTGATAAGGATACCTCCATTAAGTTTCTGAAAAAGGGCTTTGATGAAGTTGGCATCAGTATCCCAAAGGATGAACTTGGAAGAGCTGTTAAGATCCTTGATGGCATACCAGGATGGCTTGTGACGTTTGGAGTTGAATACACCAGAGAGGGAAATTTTGAGAAAGCTATAGCGAGAACCCTTGAAATTGCTAAGGGATTGATATTTGGAGAGCTGAAAGAACTGGAGCGCAGAAGTCCGAGGTATATGATTATTCTCCAAGCTGTAGCACTTGGCTACAACAGATGGAGCCTTATAAGGGATTATTTAGCTGTTAAAGGATATAAAACACCAGAGCCGAGACTTCATGAGCTTTTGAAGAATCTGAAAAAGATGGGCTGGATTGAAGAAAAAGATGAGACATATTACCTCACTGATCCCGTTGTATCAATAATTCTCAAAGGTTAA
- the ileS gene encoding isoleucine--tRNA ligase: MIKEPEFREYNAQLLEEKMEKFWAENNIYEKVKQSRANGPKYYFLDGPPYVSGAIHLGTAWNKIIKDMVIRFRTMQGYNVRRQPGFDMHGLPIEVKVEQALGLKIKKDIEEKIGVDNFIKKCREFALRNLKIMTEQFKMLGVWMDWDDPYMTIKNEYIESAWFTLKKAWEKGLLEKDMRVLHWCPRCETALAEHEVRGEYKIREDPSIYVKFPLEGKENEYLLIWTTTPWTLPANLAVAAHPEYDYAKVKVELDGKEEYWYLAKALVDKVLGEIGVKGEIVKEFKGKDLEGLRYVHIFLEEYPRQKEFREKYEWAHRVILGDFVTLGEGTGLVHSAPGHGEEDFEVGRKYGLPVYSPLDDEGRYVEGKWKGVYVKDADPEIIEYLKEKGLLVKAGIIEHKYPHCWRCKTPLIFRATEQWFLKVSKVKDQIIKENDEKVTWYPDWVKIRFDNGVRDSGDWVISRQRYWGIPLPIWQSGDGEIYIVGSFRELVELAVALEVNGERIELPESYEEKLKVIEEKLGPEDLHRPYVDAFIIKVNGKEMKRIKDVLDVWFDSGIASWASLGYPREKELFEKLWPADFIVEGEDQVTKWFYSQQAASVIAFDTVPYRHVAMHGYVLDEKGDKMSKSLGNIIRPEEVVQKEGRDAFRFYMLWATTPWENLRFSWKGLAQVKRMLNILWNVYILAATYMSLDKFEPEKVNPEELPFREEDKWILSRVNSLVETVTNGIETFYLTRATRGIYDFVVEDLSRWYVRLIRKRLWVEGDDPDKLAAYWTLWKVFDVLLRLMAPFTPYIAEAIYQNMVARKESVHMEDWPVKEFTDEELEKEMAIVRKIVEAGAAARQKARIKLRYPVRQILIETEDELTKKAVERLNRILRDQLNAKEVKVSKVEREIKVKPNFAKLGPHFKGDAKLIAKWIDEQNDRELYEKLMKGKLKVEIEGKEFTLERDHIVVEEQLPDFLVGEEFDYGKVFVDKTLTRELMMEGLAREFVRRIQEMRKRLDLDVNDRIKVYIETTEENKELLKDMLDYIKRETRAVEVLFEEPKGYVVDWDDVNAKIGIEKVE; encoded by the coding sequence ATGATAAAGGAACCAGAATTTAGAGAATACAACGCCCAGCTATTAGAAGAAAAGATGGAGAAGTTTTGGGCTGAAAACAACATATACGAAAAGGTAAAGCAGAGCAGAGCCAATGGGCCGAAGTACTACTTTTTAGATGGGCCACCATACGTCAGCGGTGCCATACACCTTGGTACAGCTTGGAACAAGATAATCAAGGACATGGTAATAAGATTTAGGACAATGCAGGGTTACAACGTGAGGAGACAGCCAGGTTTTGACATGCATGGTCTTCCAATTGAGGTTAAAGTAGAGCAGGCTTTGGGACTGAAGATAAAGAAAGATATAGAGGAGAAAATTGGCGTTGATAACTTCATAAAGAAGTGTAGGGAATTTGCACTCAGAAACCTCAAGATAATGACCGAGCAGTTTAAGATGCTCGGCGTTTGGATGGATTGGGATGATCCATACATGACAATAAAGAATGAGTACATTGAATCAGCTTGGTTCACCCTCAAGAAAGCATGGGAGAAGGGCTTGCTTGAGAAAGATATGAGGGTTCTCCACTGGTGTCCAAGATGTGAGACAGCTTTGGCAGAGCATGAGGTCAGGGGAGAGTATAAGATAAGGGAAGACCCGAGCATATATGTCAAATTCCCACTTGAAGGCAAAGAGAATGAGTATCTCCTAATCTGGACAACTACACCATGGACTCTGCCAGCTAATCTCGCAGTTGCGGCACATCCTGAATATGATTACGCTAAAGTTAAGGTCGAGCTTGATGGAAAAGAGGAGTACTGGTATCTTGCAAAGGCCCTTGTGGATAAGGTCCTTGGGGAGATAGGGGTTAAAGGAGAGATTGTTAAAGAGTTTAAAGGAAAAGACCTTGAGGGACTTAGATATGTCCATATATTCCTTGAGGAGTATCCAAGGCAAAAGGAGTTTAGGGAAAAATACGAGTGGGCTCACCGCGTAATTCTTGGTGATTTTGTGACACTCGGAGAAGGTACGGGATTAGTTCACTCTGCTCCAGGCCATGGTGAGGAAGATTTTGAGGTTGGAAGAAAATATGGACTGCCAGTTTACTCTCCATTGGACGATGAGGGAAGGTACGTTGAGGGTAAGTGGAAAGGGGTCTATGTGAAAGATGCAGACCCAGAGATAATAGAGTATCTCAAAGAGAAAGGGCTTCTCGTGAAAGCTGGGATCATAGAGCACAAGTATCCCCACTGCTGGAGATGTAAGACCCCTCTCATATTCAGGGCAACAGAACAGTGGTTCCTTAAGGTCAGTAAAGTAAAGGATCAGATAATCAAAGAAAATGATGAGAAAGTTACATGGTATCCGGATTGGGTTAAGATAAGGTTTGACAATGGTGTCAGAGACAGCGGAGACTGGGTCATCAGCCGTCAAAGATATTGGGGAATTCCGCTACCAATATGGCAGAGTGGGGATGGGGAGATATACATTGTGGGCAGCTTTAGAGAGCTTGTCGAATTAGCAGTTGCCCTTGAAGTGAACGGTGAAAGGATTGAGCTCCCAGAGAGCTATGAAGAAAAGCTCAAAGTCATAGAAGAGAAACTTGGCCCAGAAGACTTGCACAGACCTTACGTTGATGCCTTCATAATAAAGGTGAACGGCAAAGAAATGAAACGCATAAAAGATGTCCTCGACGTGTGGTTTGACAGCGGAATAGCCTCATGGGCTTCTCTCGGCTATCCAAGGGAAAAAGAGCTGTTTGAGAAGCTCTGGCCTGCGGACTTCATAGTTGAGGGCGAAGATCAGGTTACAAAGTGGTTCTACTCCCAGCAAGCTGCTTCCGTAATTGCCTTCGACACAGTTCCCTACAGACACGTTGCAATGCACGGTTATGTTCTCGATGAAAAAGGAGACAAGATGAGCAAGAGCCTTGGAAACATCATAAGGCCAGAAGAAGTTGTGCAGAAAGAGGGAAGAGATGCTTTCCGCTTTTACATGCTCTGGGCAACGACCCCTTGGGAGAACTTGAGATTCAGCTGGAAGGGATTAGCTCAAGTCAAGCGTATGTTGAACATACTCTGGAACGTCTACATACTTGCAGCGACTTACATGAGCCTTGACAAGTTTGAGCCAGAGAAAGTCAACCCAGAAGAGCTGCCTTTCAGGGAAGAGGATAAGTGGATTCTAAGCAGGGTGAACAGCTTAGTTGAAACTGTTACAAATGGAATAGAGACATTCTATCTTACAAGAGCGACAAGGGGAATCTATGACTTCGTCGTTGAGGACTTAAGCAGATGGTATGTGAGATTGATAAGAAAGAGGCTCTGGGTCGAGGGAGACGATCCAGATAAATTGGCTGCATACTGGACTCTCTGGAAGGTCTTTGATGTGCTGTTAAGGCTTATGGCACCGTTTACACCATACATAGCCGAGGCAATCTATCAGAACATGGTTGCCAGAAAGGAGAGCGTTCACATGGAGGATTGGCCTGTCAAAGAATTCACGGATGAAGAGCTTGAGAAGGAAATGGCAATAGTCAGAAAGATAGTCGAGGCAGGAGCTGCAGCGAGGCAAAAAGCAAGGATAAAGCTCAGATACCCAGTCAGGCAGATACTCATAGAGACAGAGGATGAGCTTACAAAGAAAGCTGTGGAAAGGTTGAACAGAATCTTAAGAGACCAGCTCAACGCTAAGGAGGTTAAAGTCTCAAAGGTAGAAAGGGAAATAAAAGTCAAACCAAACTTCGCAAAGCTCGGTCCGCACTTCAAGGGAGATGCAAAGCTCATAGCCAAGTGGATTGACGAGCAGAACGACAGAGAGCTTTATGAGAAGCTCATGAAGGGCAAGCTCAAGGTTGAAATTGAAGGAAAAGAATTTACTCTCGAAAGAGACCACATAGTTGTTGAAGAGCAACTCCCGGACTTTCTCGTTGGTGAAGAGTTCGATTACGGAAAGGTCTTCGTTGACAAGACGCTTACAAGGGAGCTCATGATGGAAGGGCTTGCAAGGGAATTCGTCAGAAGAATACAGGAAATGAGAAAGAGGCTTGACTTAGATGTCAATGACAGAATAAAGGTTTACATTGAAACCACAGAAGAGAACAAAGAGCTGCTTAAAGACATGCTTGACTACATAAAGAGAGAAACGAGGGCTGTTGAAGTGCTCTTCGAGGAGCCAAAAGGCTACGTCGTTGATTGGGATGATGTGAACGCAAAGATTGGAATTGAAAAGGTTGAGTGA
- a CDS encoding radical SAM protein, with product MRESGYYSYVVGELPQGCKLCVKGAKLVLFTTGACPRNCFYCPLSPWRREDVVYANERPIKSIDDIIEEAKIQEALGAGVTGGDPLARLDRTVEYIKVLKENFGEKFHIHLYTTGALATKENLEKLYDVGLDEIRFHPDLFNPNSRLFKVEIENIKNAFDFDWDVGGEVPAVPRHGEKIKWFAELLDKLGAKFLNINELEFSETNLRALITRGYQPISDESSAIKGSLELGLEILRWGEENTSLSYHLCTAKLKDAVQLKNRLRRMAKNVAKPYMEITEDGTLKFAVAEYEDLDELYHLLVEEAEIPKEWLYLNREKGRIEMPIEVALELADAIEGNVKFYIVEEYPTWDRIEVERTPIN from the coding sequence ATGAGAGAGAGCGGATATTACTCATATGTCGTTGGCGAGTTGCCCCAAGGATGCAAGCTCTGTGTTAAAGGAGCCAAGTTAGTGCTTTTTACCACGGGTGCATGTCCAAGAAACTGCTTCTACTGTCCTCTTAGCCCCTGGCGCAGAGAGGATGTAGTTTATGCTAATGAAAGACCCATAAAAAGCATAGATGACATAATTGAGGAAGCTAAAATCCAAGAAGCTTTAGGAGCTGGAGTTACGGGTGGAGATCCTTTGGCGAGGCTGGATAGAACAGTAGAATACATCAAAGTTTTGAAAGAAAATTTTGGCGAAAAGTTCCACATCCATCTCTACACCACCGGAGCTTTGGCAACAAAAGAAAATCTGGAGAAGCTTTATGATGTTGGTTTAGATGAGATTCGCTTTCATCCAGATTTGTTCAATCCGAACTCAAGGCTTTTCAAGGTTGAGATTGAGAACATAAAGAACGCTTTTGATTTTGACTGGGATGTTGGTGGGGAAGTCCCCGCTGTTCCAAGACATGGAGAGAAGATAAAGTGGTTTGCAGAACTTTTAGACAAGCTTGGAGCTAAATTTTTAAATATAAATGAGCTTGAGTTCAGCGAGACGAATCTAAGGGCTCTCATCACCAGAGGATATCAGCCAATAAGTGATGAGAGTTCGGCAATTAAAGGGAGCTTAGAGCTGGGACTTGAAATCCTCAGATGGGGAGAAGAAAACACCTCACTTAGCTACCATCTCTGCACCGCAAAGCTGAAAGATGCAGTGCAGCTGAAAAACAGATTGAGGAGAATGGCGAAAAACGTTGCAAAGCCTTACATGGAGATAACTGAAGATGGGACGCTGAAGTTTGCAGTAGCGGAATATGAAGATTTGGACGAGCTCTATCATCTTCTGGTTGAAGAGGCTGAAATTCCAAAGGAGTGGCTCTATCTAAACAGGGAGAAGGGAAGGATTGAAATGCCGATTGAAGTTGCCCTTGAATTGGCTGATGCAATAGAAGGCAACGTCAAGTTTTACATCGTGGAAGAATATCCGACTTGGGATAGGATTGAAGTTGAAAGGACGCCGATAAACTGA
- a CDS encoding DUF835 domain-containing protein, whose amino-acid sequence MDKMFLNMGRGLSLIIKLIAALYLLYIARTRDRKSALIWGLAWLSAALSILFDIAEVNYLNSLFEALFASLLFCGVLMIINEEAFYFFTPGFYYVASVPFIITLYLIGIMHFGERSEWMMIMGVPYGLSGFYILLSGILILPFSRVYRKKATFLAVSLILYGAHEMDYPLLRPVSWFAPIGFLLGAIFTFMVSYSVIQFVRTERFQEFPKKRKYEKLEGEIETGVLIIGEEKYREIRETLQNTEVLAFLRDLSNVPERWEVYFITHITGKEFKTISPTNLAKMVELVNRYLRSMAKIEQRGIIIIDCLEYLIMYNSFESIVKFLSLLRDFVLMYGGTLILVTNPSAWSEKEWALLKRLLS is encoded by the coding sequence ATGGATAAAATGTTTCTCAATATGGGAAGAGGGCTTAGTCTGATAATAAAGCTTATCGCAGCGTTGTATCTGCTTTACATTGCAAGAACCAGGGACAGGAAATCTGCTTTAATTTGGGGATTAGCATGGCTGTCTGCAGCACTCTCAATTTTGTTCGACATTGCCGAAGTTAATTATTTAAACTCACTCTTTGAAGCACTCTTTGCATCACTGCTTTTCTGCGGGGTGCTTATGATCATAAACGAGGAAGCATTTTACTTTTTCACTCCAGGCTTTTACTACGTGGCATCAGTGCCCTTTATAATAACCCTCTATCTGATTGGTATCATGCATTTTGGGGAGAGATCTGAATGGATGATGATTATGGGAGTTCCCTATGGACTCTCTGGATTCTACATACTCCTTTCTGGAATTCTTATACTCCCTTTCTCGAGGGTATACCGCAAAAAAGCAACATTTCTTGCAGTATCTCTTATCCTATATGGAGCACATGAAATGGATTATCCCCTTCTGAGACCAGTCTCATGGTTTGCTCCCATAGGGTTCTTATTAGGTGCCATCTTTACGTTTATGGTGTCTTATTCTGTAATCCAATTTGTAAGAACCGAGAGATTTCAAGAATTTCCAAAGAAAAGAAAATATGAAAAGCTTGAAGGAGAAATAGAAACCGGGGTCTTAATTATAGGCGAAGAAAAATACAGGGAGATAAGAGAAACACTCCAAAATACTGAAGTTCTCGCTTTTTTAAGAGATCTATCAAATGTTCCGGAAAGGTGGGAAGTATATTTCATAACTCACATCACGGGAAAGGAATTCAAAACAATATCCCCCACCAATTTAGCAAAAATGGTGGAGCTTGTAAACAGATATCTTCGCAGTATGGCAAAAATAGAACAGAGAGGAATAATAATCATTGACTGCCTTGAATACCTCATAATGTACAACAGCTTTGAATCAATTGTCAAGTTCCTCAGTTTGTTAAGGGATTTCGTTTTGATGTATGGGGGAACCTTGATACTCGTGACAAATCCGTCAGCATGGTCAGAAAAAGAGTGGGCATTGTTAAAGAGACTTTTGAGTTAG
- a CDS encoding ATP-binding protein, producing the protein MEFIDREKELKILEREWKRKPSFVVLYGRRRVGKTRLIREFSKEKKVFFFTFPEAIKEAQMREFKKELSRFFDDELILKLETDSWYDLFKYLASKLEAETLMVFDEFTYAIKSDRKILSDLQRVWDHELSRKSVMLILSGSLLGMMWDDVLSYASPLYGRRTRSMHLKPMDYLNSLRFFGDPEYGIQAYMLVGGIPHYLKIAREYSSAEKFLYEEFLSDYGFFYDEPYVILGEELRELRTYFSILRAIAEGNTRLEEIANFLGLPARSVYPYLENLLRLGLVKREKPLFGDRKVSLYRISDPMLLTWFTLVYPQMDRISLGTATLENIYKVFSVRFEDLAREFLILKKPFEFSQIGRWWWRGKEIDIVAINEDTAYLIEVKWKDLSKKDTRRILSLLKEKAKDVRFKGEFKHGIIARSIEGKEQFELAFDLEDILE; encoded by the coding sequence ATGGAGTTTATAGATCGCGAGAAAGAACTGAAAATCCTTGAAAGAGAATGGAAAAGAAAGCCTTCTTTTGTGGTTCTTTATGGGAGAAGGAGAGTTGGAAAAACGCGTTTAATCCGGGAGTTCTCAAAGGAAAAGAAAGTGTTCTTCTTTACGTTTCCCGAAGCTATTAAGGAGGCCCAGATGAGAGAATTTAAGAAGGAGCTATCAAGGTTCTTCGACGATGAGCTTATTCTCAAACTCGAGACAGATAGTTGGTATGATTTGTTCAAATATCTTGCCTCCAAACTCGAAGCTGAGACCCTCATGGTTTTTGACGAGTTCACCTATGCCATAAAAAGTGACAGAAAGATTCTGAGCGACCTCCAGAGGGTCTGGGATCATGAGCTAAGCAGAAAGAGCGTTATGCTAATTCTCTCAGGCTCCTTGTTGGGGATGATGTGGGACGACGTTTTAAGCTACGCTTCACCGCTCTATGGTAGAAGAACAAGGAGCATGCACTTGAAGCCCATGGACTATCTCAACTCACTCAGGTTCTTCGGCGATCCAGAGTATGGAATTCAAGCTTACATGCTCGTTGGTGGGATTCCCCACTATCTGAAAATAGCAAGGGAATATTCTTCGGCTGAGAAATTTTTGTATGAGGAATTCCTGAGTGACTACGGATTCTTCTATGATGAACCCTACGTAATCCTCGGAGAGGAGCTGAGGGAGCTCAGAACTTACTTCTCAATCCTCAGAGCAATTGCTGAAGGTAACACGCGCCTTGAAGAAATAGCAAACTTTCTTGGACTGCCAGCGAGAAGTGTTTACCCATACTTGGAGAACCTTCTGAGGCTCGGCCTTGTGAAGAGGGAGAAGCCACTTTTCGGGGACAGAAAAGTTAGCCTATACCGGATAAGCGATCCAATGCTTCTAACATGGTTTACGCTTGTTTATCCCCAGATGGACAGGATAAGTCTTGGGACTGCAACACTTGAGAATATATATAAGGTGTTTTCAGTTAGATTTGAAGATCTTGCACGGGAGTTTTTAATCCTAAAGAAGCCCTTTGAGTTCTCCCAGATTGGAAGATGGTGGTGGAGGGGGAAAGAGATAGACATAGTTGCCATTAATGAGGACACGGCTTATCTCATCGAGGTGAAATGGAAGGATTTGAGCAAGAAAGATACAAGGAGGATTTTGTCCCTACTGAAAGAGAAAGCGAAGGATGTTCGCTTCAAGGGTGAGTTCAAGCACGGCATCATAGCGAGAAGTATAGAAGGGAAGGAACAGTTTGAACTTGCATTCGATTTGGAAGATATCCTTGAGTAG
- the rqcH gene encoding ribosome rescue protein RqcH yields the protein MKEEMSSVDIKYIVEELKSLKGARIDKIYHDGSEIRIKLHKAGEGRKDLIIEAGKRIHLTSYIKEAPKMPSSFTMLLRKHLSGGFFDDIEQHDFDRIVKIRIGNYTLIAELFRKGNIILVDENNTIIGALRYEEFKDRAIKPKHEYKLPPARESPIEVSWGRFLELIKSENVEIVRALARKLNMGGLYAEEILLRAEIDKKKKANELSEDELRLIFEKMKEVFSAPKKPNIIYKDGTMIDVVPIELKWYENYEKKYFETFSEALDEYFGKIILEKAKIERTKRLEEKKRQILATLRRQEEQMKGFEAEMKKNQELGDLIYANFTFIDNLLREFSKAVEKLGWEEFKKRIEEGKKAGNKIALMVKSIDPKEKAVTIEIESRKIRLYLNKSIGENAEIYYEKAKKAKHKLEGAKKAYEDTKKKLQEIEKLIEEEMKKELKVKKLEKRKKKWFEKFRWFISSEGFLVIGGKDATTNEMVVKRHMGDNDLYCHADVHGAPHIVIKDGQKASEKTIFEACQFAVSMSKAWSEGVYSADAYWAYPNQVTKKAPSGEYLGKGAFMVYGKRNWYHGIPLKLAVGIVNYEGEDLVMCGPVDALKAHTKRYIVIRPGDLKKSELVKKIKKILEKWGYKVAEEDIMAILPPGEGEIVEVVE from the coding sequence ATGAAAGAAGAAATGAGCAGCGTTGACATAAAATACATAGTTGAAGAGCTTAAGTCTCTTAAAGGCGCGAGGATTGACAAGATTTATCATGACGGGAGTGAGATTAGGATTAAGCTTCATAAAGCAGGCGAGGGAAGAAAAGATTTAATCATTGAGGCAGGCAAAAGAATTCACTTGACGAGCTACATAAAAGAAGCCCCAAAGATGCCTTCATCTTTCACGATGCTTCTCCGCAAACACTTAAGCGGCGGCTTTTTTGATGATATTGAGCAGCATGATTTTGACAGAATTGTAAAGATTAGGATTGGTAACTACACTCTCATAGCCGAGCTCTTTAGGAAGGGGAACATAATTTTGGTTGATGAAAATAACACTATCATTGGTGCTTTAAGATATGAGGAGTTTAAAGACAGGGCAATAAAACCAAAGCATGAGTATAAACTCCCCCCTGCAAGAGAAAGTCCCATAGAAGTGAGCTGGGGGAGATTCCTTGAATTAATTAAAAGCGAAAATGTCGAGATTGTAAGGGCACTTGCAAGAAAGCTAAATATGGGAGGTCTCTATGCAGAGGAAATTCTTCTGAGGGCTGAAATTGACAAGAAAAAGAAAGCAAACGAGCTGAGCGAAGATGAGCTTAGGCTGATTTTTGAGAAGATGAAAGAGGTATTCAGCGCTCCGAAGAAGCCAAACATCATATATAAAGACGGAACAATGATTGATGTGGTTCCAATTGAGCTCAAATGGTATGAAAATTATGAGAAGAAATACTTTGAAACGTTCAGCGAAGCTTTGGATGAGTACTTTGGGAAGATAATCTTGGAGAAAGCAAAAATTGAGAGAACTAAGCGCTTAGAGGAGAAGAAGAGGCAGATATTGGCAACACTTAGAAGGCAGGAAGAGCAGATGAAAGGCTTTGAAGCCGAGATGAAGAAGAATCAGGAGCTTGGCGATTTGATATATGCGAATTTCACCTTCATTGATAATCTTTTAAGAGAGTTTTCAAAAGCGGTTGAAAAGCTTGGCTGGGAAGAATTCAAAAAACGCATAGAGGAAGGCAAGAAAGCTGGAAATAAGATAGCCCTGATGGTTAAATCAATAGACCCCAAGGAAAAAGCTGTCACAATCGAGATTGAGAGCAGGAAAATTAGGCTGTACCTCAACAAAAGCATCGGTGAGAATGCCGAGATTTATTATGAAAAAGCTAAAAAAGCCAAGCACAAGCTAGAAGGAGCGAAGAAGGCTTATGAAGACACCAAGAAGAAACTTCAAGAGATCGAAAAGCTGATCGAGGAAGAGATGAAAAAGGAGCTCAAAGTCAAAAAGCTGGAGAAAAGAAAGAAGAAGTGGTTTGAAAAGTTTAGATGGTTCATAAGCAGCGAAGGATTTCTCGTTATAGGAGGGAAGGATGCAACGACCAACGAGATGGTGGTTAAGAGGCACATGGGGGACAATGATCTATACTGCCACGCTGATGTTCACGGGGCACCTCACATTGTAATCAAAGACGGACAGAAAGCGAGTGAAAAGACCATATTCGAGGCATGTCAGTTCGCTGTTTCAATGTCAAAAGCATGGAGCGAAGGTGTTTATTCAGCAGATGCCTACTGGGCATATCCAAACCAAGTTACTAAAAAAGCTCCAAGCGGAGAGTATCTTGGTAAGGGTGCATTCATGGTTTATGGAAAGAGAAACTGGTATCACGGAATTCCCCTCAAGCTGGCAGTTGGGATAGTAAACTATGAAGGAGAAGATTTAGTGATGTGCGGCCCAGTTGACGCCCTTAAAGCCCACACGAAGAGATACATTGTAATAAGACCCGGCGACTTAAAGAAGAGCGAGCTTGTGAAGAAGATTAAAAAAATCCTCGAGAAATGGGGGTATAAGGTGGCTGAAGAAGACATAATGGCGATTCTACCTCCGGGGGAGGGAGAGATAGTGGAGGTGGTGGAATGA